From Candoia aspera isolate rCanAsp1 chromosome 4, rCanAsp1.hap2, whole genome shotgun sequence, a single genomic window includes:
- the LOC134495496 gene encoding olfactory receptor 12D1-like, with the protein MKNRTEVSEFILLGLTNDLRSQRVLFTLFLLLYVACLLGNGAILAVTLPEPLLHTPMYFFLGNLSCLDICYSTVTVPKMLSGFLIKQQSISLISCLTQLHFFHFLGSSEAVLLGIMAYDRYVAICNPLHYTIIMSKRTCVMLAGATWAAGFFHALMHTVVTSQLCFCGPNLITHFFCDIKPLLKLACSSTDLNFILLNLVSGCIALSPFFFSLLSYFYIISFLFFKVQSWRHRWKAFSTCASHLTVVAIFYIPALSNYMFASASGSSEKEMIISVLYSVITPVLNPLIYTLRNQEVKSAIRKILNKTLLFERA; encoded by the coding sequence ATGAAGAACAGGACAGAAGTGTCTGAATTCATTCTTCTGGGTCTAACAAATGATCTCAGGTCGCAACGAGTTCTCTTCACACTTTTCCTGCTGCTCTATGTAGCCTGTTTATTAGGAAATGGGGCCATTCTGGCAGTCACCCTGCCTGAGCCTTTGCTCCACACccccatgtatttttttctgggaaaccTTTCTTGTTTGGATATATGCTACTCTACAGTCACTGTGCCAAAAATGCTAAGTGGCTTCCTTATAAAGCAACAATCTATCTCCCTTATCAGCTGCCTCACTCAGCTGCACTTCTTCCACTTTCTGGGCAGTAGTGAGGCTGTGCTGCTGGGCATCATGGCATATGATCGTTATGTGGCTATCTGTAATCCTCTGCATTATACTATCATCATGAGTAAAAGGACTTGTGTTATGCTAGCTGGGGCCACGTGGGCTGCTGGCTTCTTTCATGCTTTGATGCACACAGTGGTGACGTCTCAGCTATGTTTCTGTGGCCCTAATCTCATCACACACTTTTTTTGTGATATCAAACCCCTCCTCAAATTAGCTTGTAGTAGCACAGACCTCAACTTCATCCTGCTGAATCTTGTCAGTGGCTGTATTGCTCTCagccccttttttttctctcttctctcctatttttacatcatctccttcctcttctttaagGTCCAGTCATGGCGGCACCGTTGGAAAGCCTTCTCCACCTGTGCATCTCACCTGACTGTTGTGGCAATCTTCTATATTCCAGCTCTCTCCAACTACATGTTTGCTTCTGCCAGTGGCTCTTCTGAGAAAGAGATGATCATCTCTGTGTTATACAGTGTCATCACACCAGTTTTAAATCCCCTGATCTACACACTGAGGAATCAAGAAGTCAAATCTGCTATAAGGAAGATTCTAAACAAAACTCTTCTTTTTGAAAGGGCCTAA